The DNA segment ACGATTCCGGTCTGTTTCCGATCCTCTGGGTGGCCCAAGTCGCCGGCGATGGCGACTTGGGCGTGATTGCGGGCAGGGGCGTTACCGATACGATGTCGTCGGTGTATCTGGAAGCCAAGCGTGTGGCGGCGGCCAAGGGCGCCACGATGATGATTGATCGCGTCATCGAGAGTGGCCAATCCATGTGGACGGACGACTATCTGCACGATCCAGTATTGCAATGGCCAGGGATGCAGGCATGGCGCGAGCATGTCACTGCGATTGGCATGACGCAGATTGCGATGAGTCCGATTTACGTGTCCGGACGCCTCTGGGGCGTACTGGTCGCGAACGGTCTGGTTCCGAACGGTACCGGGCAGACGCTGGATTTCAAGCGCCTCCTGCCCCTGCTGGAGCGTGGAGCAGGTACGTTGGGGACCGCCATCGAGCGTTATGCGCGCGAGCATATCCTGCATGAAACCTTGTCTCGGTTGGATCTTGAATCGCGCGCGATCGCCGCTGCGCAGCAGGGGATTTCGATCGCCGACATGCGTCAGCCAGGGCAGCCGCTCATTTTCGTCAATCCAGCCTTTACGCAGATCACGGGTTATACCGCGGCGGAAGTCCTCGGAAACAACGGTCGCTTGCTGCAGAGTAAGGGTACGGATGCGGCCGCGAGACGACGGTTACGGGAGGCGATAACGTCCCGCGAGCCGGTGACAGTGGTGCTGGAAAATCGTCGCAAGGACGGCACGATTTTCTGGAATGAGGTTTCCCTGTCGCCGGTGATCTCAGAAGGTGGGGAGTTGACGCATTACATTGGTCTGCAGAGTGACGTCACCGACCGCGTACGGGAGGAAAGTTACCGTCGGCAGATGACGAGTGTGGTCGAGTGCATGCAGGAAGGCATCGTGCTGACCGACGCGGATCTGCATATTCTGAACGTCAACCCGGCCTTCACGCAGATAACCGGATATGGCCGAGAGGAGGTGCTGGGCCAGACACCCGCGCTACTGCGCTCGGACCGCCACGGGCAAGATTTCTATGATGCGATGGCGCTCGAACTGAGCGAGTCGGGATGTTGGCAGGGCGAGATATGGAATCGCCGCCGCAACGGCGAGGTCTATCCCGAAATACTGAGCATCAGCGCCGTACGCGATAGTCAGGGCGTGATTCGCCATTACGCCGGTGTGTTTACTGACATCACGGGACTCAAGGAGCGCGAGCAGGCTCTGCAGCAGGCCGCCACGTGCGATTTTCTCACCGGGCTGCCGAATCGCTTTGCCCTTGACCAGCACCTGGAGGCCTGTTTGCCACGGGCATTACGCCAGCAGACGCTGCTGGCGATTGGTTTGCTGGATCTGGATGGCTTCAAGGCGATCAACGATACCTACGGCCACGACATCGGTGACATGTTGTTGCGTCAGCTTGCTGCGCGCCTGCGTCAGATATTGCGTAGTTCGGATTTCCTGGCACGCCTGGGCGGCGACGAGTTCGTGCTGCTGATGGAGGACATTCGCCGCTGGTCGGATGTCGAATTGCTGCTTGAACGTGTGGGCGCCGTATTTGACGCCCCATTTCGCGTGGGTGAGCACGAGGTCGATATCGGCGCGAGTTTGGGCCTGACGCTGTATCCGTTGGATGAATCCAGGCCCCGCGATTTGTTGAGGCATGCGGATCATGCCTTATATGCGGCCAAGGGGCGTGATCGCATCCGTAGTCTGTTTTATGCCCTGTACGCCTACAACCCAGAGGCCCACGAAACCGCCGAGCACACGAGCGACCCGACCTCCTTGCCGTCGCCTGCCAAGCGTTTGGCCCCACAGGATCTGGAGGTTTACTACCAACCCGTATTCGATTTGCCGTCGCAAACGATGAACGGCGTTGAGGCGCTGGCAAGGCTACACCACCGAGAGGGCACTTGGGGGCCTGACGATTTTCTGTCCCATTTGACGCCGGTGGACGTCCGACGCACCAGCTTCGTGGTGCTCGATCAGGCGCTTGCCCAGTTGCGGCGCTGGGATGATGAAGGGCTTTCGCTCGACGTTTCGGTCAATTTCGAGCCACTGGATTTACTGTCGCCAAGTACGGCGCTGGCACTGCAGTCGCGCCTGGAGGCCCACGATGTCGATCCGGCGCGGTTGACCATCGAAATTATCGACAGTGGCAAAATTTTTGCCGACCGCGCCATGAAGGAGCGCCTGGAAGCCATAAAGGCCCTGGGTGTCGGGCTCGCGCTCGATGATCTCGGCGGTGTCTACGCCAGTCTCGAGCAACTGCGAGGGCTCCCTTTCGACAGCCTGAAGCTCGATCGTACCTTCGGGATCGGCCTTGACCGGCGCCCCAGCGATCTGCGCTTCCTGCTGAGCCTGATCGATCTGGCGCAAAGCCTTGGGGTTTCGCTCGTGGTGGAGGGTATCGACTCGGCCGAGTCGTTGGCCGCGGTTCAGGCCCTAGGCGTGACCCGTGTGCAAGGCTATTTCCTCGCCCCGCCGATGGCCGGCGAAGGGGTGCCGCGTCTGCGTACAGAAGCTTCCGCTGTGCAGGCTTCCGATCCGCTGATCCCGGCCTATGCGGGACACCTGATCTGGGTGCGAGGCTTGCGTAGCCGGTTGCAGGGGGCCGTCGACGGATGGATGGCGAGCGATGAATCGCCAATGCGATCCGTCGCCGCGCGCTTGCCGGGTTTATGCGGTTTGCTGGATCGTTATCCCCCGTTACTCGCCGATACCGCGGCCTCGACGTTGCCTCCGGAGGCCGCGGTATTGCTGATCGATACCGTCGAGCGCGAGATCATGCACACACTGGACAAGTTGTACGAGCCCGTGGCAGCAGGGTGATCTCGGCGGGATTCCGGCGTGCGCTCAGGTGGCGTATCCTGCCTGCCCCAATCGAACGATCACAACACCTTGTGAACAAGCCCCTTGCTCCAGATGCCACCTCTTCTCCCAATAGCCAGGGGATCAGTCCCGCACTGGTATTGGCCATGGCCATCGCCACCGGCGTTACCGTTGCCAATATCTATTACGCACAGCCGCTGCTCGATACCTTGGCCAAGGCCTTCGATGTACCGATTCACACCGCCGGACTCATCGTCACCGTCACCCAACTGGGTTATGCCGCTGGACTGATGTTCCTTGTGCCTCTCGGAGATATGATCGAGCGCCGCCGCCTGGTGGTGACGGTCACACTGCTGACCAGCGTGGCGCTCGTCGGCGCGGCGCTGGCTCCTAGCATTGAGCTGTTTTTCGCCGCCTCGCTGGCGATCGGCGTCACTTCCGTGGTGGTACAGATCCTCGTGCCCTTTGCCGCGCATCTCGCCGCCGACCATGCGCGCGGACGCGTGGTGGGCCGAGTGATGAGTGGTTTGTTGCTCGGCATCCTGCTGGCGCGCACGGTGTCCGGTCTGATGTCGGATGCCTTCGGTTGGCGCAGCATGTTTTGGCTTGCGGCTGGCGTGATGTTGATTCAGGCCGCAGTGCTCGCGCGCGTGCTGCCCCGCGATCCTGGCAAGGCACAGGTTTCCTATCCGGCCTTGCTGCGCTCGGTGCTACATCTGTTGCGCGACGAGCCGGTGTTGCGCCGACGCATCGTGTACGGTTTTTGCGTATTCGCCAGCTTCAGCGCCTTATGGACCGCCTTGCCCTTTTTGCTTGCGGCACCGCCCTTCGGGTACAGCCTCGCGCGCATTGGCGCCTTCGGCCTGCTTGGTGTGGCCGGTGCGATGGCGGCCTCGTTCGCTGGGCATTTGCATGATCGCGGCTATGCCCGTGTCGCGACCGGTGGTTTCATCGCGCTGGTCATGCTGGCCTTCGCGCTAATGGGGCTGTTTCCGCACGCACTGGCGGCGCTGGTGGTCGGTATCGTGGTGCTGGATCTTGGCGTGCAGGGCACCCAGATTCTGAACCAGAGCGCGATCTATCAGCTCAGCCCAGAGGCGCGCAGCCGCCTGACTACGGCCTACATGACCTGCTATTTCGCGGGTGGCGCAGCCGGTTCCGCGGGCGCGGCCTATGCTTATAGTCTCGCGGGTTGGGTCGGCGTATCTTGGATCGGCGCCACGCCGCCATTGCTGGCGTTACTCTACTGGCTGACGGAACGTCGCCAGTGAGATGTCTATTCAAATAGCAGTTTAACCGGAGTGACCCATGAGCCTGCAACTCTGGCTGATCTATGCCACGACGGTGTTCGTCCTGAGCATGATTCCCGGCCCGTGCATGCTGCTCGCGGCGACCCATGGTATGCATCATGGCGTGCGCCGTACCCTAGCCACGACCTTCGGCGCGATATCCGCGCTGATCCTGATGATGCTGGCCTCGGCCGTTGGCTTGGGTGCGTTGCTCGCGACCTCTGAGCCGGCCTTCGTGGCCATCAAGTGGGCGGGCGCCGCCTATCTGGTCTACCTTGGCATCAAGACTTGGAGAACGGTCGGTGAGTCTGTCGGGCTGAAACAGCCTGGGATGGGCGCGCCGCATCGGTCGCTCTGGCAGCTCTACCGGCAAGGTTTTTGGGTGGCCGCGAGCAATCCCAAAGCCATTGTCTTCTTCGGCGCGTTGTTTCCCCAGTTCATCGATCCTGCACGCCCGCAATTCATGCAGTACGCGATCCTCTGTGGCACCTTCGTAACCTTCGAGAGCGCCTGGCAAATGGCCTATGCCTTCGGCGGCACGCATTTGGCCGCGTGGTTCGGCAAGGCGGGCCGTGGCACACTCTTCAATCGGCTGAGCGGTGGCCTGTTCGTGGGGCTCGGGGTATTGCTCTCGACGGTACATCGAACCTGAATATTTCGGGCGATGTCCTGAGCGGTGTGCCCGGTATTCAACTCGGGGCTTCGACCCAGACCGCGTGGATGTTGACGAATTCGCGGATGCCGTAGATCGACAGCTCACGCCCATAGCCAGAATGGCGAATGCCGCCGAAGGGCATGCGCGGGTCCGACTTCGACATACTGTTGACGAAGGCGGCGCCGGACTCGATTTCGTGCGCTGCGATGCGCTCGCCACGTGCGAGGTCTCGCGTCCACACCGAGCCGGAGAGCCCGAATTCGGTGGCGTTGGCCACGCGGATCGCCTCAGCTTCGTCGGGTACCCGGATCAGCGTGGCGACCGGGCCGAACAATTCTTCCGACCATGCGGCCATGCCGGCTTCAACGCCCGCCAGCACGGTGGGCGGGTAAAATGCGCCGGGCCCTGTGGGCACCTCGCCACCAGCCAGGATGCGCGCGCCGGCGCGCGCGGTGCGTTGCACCTGATCGGCCAACTCATCACGCAGATCGACGCGCGCCTGCGGGCCGACCTGGGTTGCCGCGTCCATCGGATCGCCCATGCGCAGCCGGTGAACCGCTTCGACGAAACGTCGCTCGAAGTCGTCGTAGACCGCGTCGACCACGATGAAGCGCTTGGCTGCGATGCAGCTTTGGCCGCTGTTCTGGAAGCGCGCCGTGATGCCGGCCTCCACCGCGCGGTCCAGATCAGCGTCCTCGAGCACGATGAAGGGATCGGAGCCGCCGAGTTCCAGCACGCATTTTTTCAGCGCGCGACCAGCTTCCGCTGCCACCGCGCGTCCGGCACGCACACTGGAGGTGATGCTGACCGCGGCGATGCGCGGGTCGTGAATCGCTGCGGTGGTCTCGGGGATGTCGATCAACAAGCTGCGGAATAGGTGTTCAGGGAAGCCGGCCTCGCGGAACAGCGTCTCGATCGCCAGGCTGGAGCCGAACACATTGGGTGCGTGCTTGAGTACTGCGCCGTTGCCCGCCATCAGCGTCGGTGCGGCGAAGCGCAGGACCTGCCAAAACGGATAGTTCCACGGCATGATGGCCAGCACCACGCCCATCGGACGGAAATTGACGAAGCTGCGATGAGCCTCGGTCTCGACCGTTTCGGGTGTCAGGAAGGCCTCGGCATGGTCGGCGTAGAAGCGGCAGACCCAGGCGCATTTTTCGATCTCGGCGATGCCTTGCGCATGGAGCTTGCCCATCTCGTGGCTCATCAATGCGGCGTATTCGGCCTTGCCGGCGAGTAGCTGGTCGGACAGCGCATGCATTCGCTGTGCGCGTGCCGCGAAGGACATCTTGGCCCAGGTGCGCTGGGCTTCGACGCAGCGGTTGAGGGCATCGTCGACCTGCACCCCGGTCATGGCCGCGTAGGTCGCGACCGTTTCTCCGGTCGCGGGGTTAATGCTGGGAAATGACATGGAAACTCCTCGGTTTGCGGTCCGCCTCAGATGAGGCAGGTCTTCGCAGTCAGTTCATCGGTCAGCACGCGCGCGTTTTCGCTGTAGTCCACGGGCACCTCGATTAGCTGTACGCCGCCGAGCGCGAAGCAGCGTTCGATCAGCGGTGCCAATGCGTTGCCATCGGTGACGCGATGGCCGCCAGCGCCGTAGCTCTCGGCGTAACGCACGAAGTCCGGGTTGCCGAATTGCAGCCCCCAGTCGGCATGCCCGGAGACGGCTTGTTTCCAGCGGATCATGCCGAATGCATCGTCACGCAGCACTAGTATCACGAGATCGATGCCGAGTCTAACGGCGGTTTCGAGTTCCTGGCTGTTCATCATGAAGCCGCCGTCGCCGCAGACCGAGAGCACGCGCGTGTCCGGGTTAAGCAAGGCCGCCAGGATGGCGGAGGGCAGCCCGGCACCCATGGTGGCCAGCGCATTGTCCAGCAGTAGTCCATTGGGGTGATCGGTCAGGTAATTCCGTGCGAACCAGATTTTGTACATGCCATTGTCGAGCGTGACGATGCCGTCCTCGGGGATGGCGCGGCGTACGTCGGCGACGATGCGCTGTGGCGCGAGCGGGAAGCGCGAGTCGTCGTTGAGATCGCTGATATGCGCGAGGACCTCTTCGCGCATGCGCATAAAATAGTTGAAGTCGTGATGGGGAGAGGGTTCGATACGCTCGGCCAAATGCTCGAAGGTGGCGGCGATGTCGCCGATCAGTTCAAGCTGGGGAAAGTACACCTCGTCGACGACCGCGCTGCTGAAGTTGACGTGGATTGCGCGGGCGCCGTTGGGGATCATCAGGAACGGCGGTTTCTCCACCACATCATGCCCGACGTTGATCACCAGGTCGGCGCGGTCGATGGCGCAGTGGACGTAGTCGCCGGCGGAGAGTGCGGCGGTTCCGATATAGCGTGGGTGGGATTCGCCGATGATGCCTTTGCCGAGCTGCGTGTTGAAGTATGGAATGCCGGTTTTGTCGACGAAGCTGCGCAAGGGCTCGATGATGCGCTTGCGGTTGGCGCCCGCACCGATCAGCAATAGCGGGCGGCATGCCGTCGCGATCATCTCCACGGCCCAGTCCAGCGCCTGCGGATCGGGCGCTGGCCGACGCGGGATAGCGATATCGAAGAGGTGGGCTTCGGGCACGATCTCGCCCGCAACATCCTCCGGCAGCTCTAGGAGGACCGCGCCGGGGCGTTCCTCCTGCGCTACGCGGAAGGCCTCGCGCACCAGTGCGGGAATGGTGTGTGCGGACACGATCTGGCGTGCCGATTTGGTGATCGGCCGCATCATCTCCACCACATCGATAATTTGAAACCGCCCCTGCTTGCTCTTCTTGATGGGTTTTTGGCCGGTGATCATCAACATCGGCATCGCGCCGAGCTGACCGTAGGCAGCGGCGGTGACCAGATTAGTCGCACCGGGGCCAAGCGTTGCCAGGCAGACGCCCGGTCGTCCGGTCAGCCGGCCATAAGTGGCGGCCATGAAGCCGGCTGCCTGCTCGTGGCGGGTGAGTATTAAGCGAATGGATGATTGTCTAAGGGCTTCCAGCAGGTCCAGGTTTTCTTCTCCGGGAACACCGAATACGTATTCGACGCCTTCATGTTCGAGCGCGCGGACGAGCAGTTCGGCGGCCTTGATTTCATGATATTGCTGCATCGTGTACCCCGTGGTCTGGCAGGTTATGAAGGTTTGCCTGTGAGTCGTGCGTATGCCTAGGCTTGGTTTTGTTGAGGCGGGGGGTGACGCTCGGCCAAGGATACGGGCATAAGTGCGCCGCCAACGAGCAAGCAGTGGCGTCGCTCCAGCGCGAGTGGATGGGCCACGCCGCAACTGTGGGCGATCATCTCCAGTCCGTGGCGCATCTCGGCGACGTAATTGGCTACGCGCACGGCCTTTTCCCGCGGATTGAGGCCGCGTTGCAGGCGTTCGTTGTGGGTTGTGATGCCGGTGGGGCAGGTGTTGCGGTTGCAACGCAGCGCTTGGATGCAGCCGAGGGCGAACATGAAGCCGCGTGCGCTGACGACGAAATCGGCTCCGGCACAGAAGGCCCATGCCATTTCGACCGGCGTGACGAGCTTGCCCGAGGCGATGACCCGTACGCGTTCGCGCAAGCCATGCCGCGCAAGTGCGTCGACTACGGCTGGCAGGGCGAGGCGGATGGGCAGGCCCATAGCGTCGATCAAGGCGAGAGGGGCCGCTCCGGAACCACCCTCGGCCCCGTCCACCGTGATGAAATCGGGGGCTGCGTCCGGGCCGCGCGCACGGATCTCAATACAGAGCTCGTTCAGCCAGGCCGGGTCGCCGACGACGCACTTGACGCCGGTTGGTTTGCCGGTGATCCCGCGCACGCGGCCAATGAAATCGAGCAATTCACCCGTCGTGCCGACTTCGGGGTGTCGATTGGGGGAAATCGAGTCGGTATCCGGCGAAATACCGCGGATGCGCGCAATTTCCTCGGTCACCTTGGCTGCTGGCAGAATGCCGCCCTTGCCCGGTTTGGCGCCCTGGCTGAGTTTGATTTCGATCATGCGTACTTGTTCGTGGGCCGCGACCTCGCGCAGGCGTGCTTCGTTCAGTGTGCCGTCTGGTTCACGCACGCCGTATTTGGCCGTGCCGATCTGGAACACGATGTCGCAGCCGCCTTCCAGGTGGTACGGCGACAGGCCGCCTTCACCCGTGTTCAGCCAACAACCCGCTAGCGCTGCGCCGCGCGAAAGGGCGCGTACCGCGGGGGTGGAGATAGCGCCATAGCTCATGCCGGAGATGTTGATCAGCGAAACGGCTGTGTAGGGTTGTGGACAGTTCGGGCCGATGACCCTCGGTGGTGCGGGGTGGGCGTCGTGTTCCTGCACCGGAAAGGGGGCATTGACGAACAATAGGGTGCCGTTCTGCAGCAATGGCTGTGTCGAGCCGAAGGCGACGGTGTTGTTGCCGCCCTGGGCGGAGCGATAGACCCATTCGCGTTCGGTGCGGTTGAAGGGCAGTTCCTCGCGATCCAGGGCGAAGAAGTACTGCCGGAAAAATTCGCCGAGCTTGGTGAAGATCGTGCGAAAGCGGCCGAGAACGGGGAAGTTGTGGCGAACCGCATTGGTCGTCTGCGAGAGGTCGATTACGAATAACGCGACGATGACGAGGGCGGCGAGGCCGACGACCAGGATGAAGGTGGTGGCTAGAATGTCGGGCGTGCGCCGAATGATGTCGATAAGTGGATCCAAGGCGCCGGTCCTCGCTGTGGGGGCGGGGATGCCGATCGGCCAGGAGGCCGGATCACCATCCAATCGACTGATGCATGAATCAGTCTTGTCGATTAGAGGGTGGGGTCTGCTTTTGGTTCGTTCGCATCGTCTCGGTTTTGCGCGAACATGAGTTCGTGGGGGGCAGTGGGCGGCTGAAATAGTAGCCCTGGTACTGATCGCAGTGCTGTTCACGGAGAAAGTCGAGCTGCTGTCGAGTTTCGACACCCTCCGCCACCACGCGGATTTTGAGGCTGTGTGCCATGGCAATAATCGCCTTGACCAGTGCTTCGTCATCGTGGTCGTTGACCAGATCGCGCACGAAGGATTGGTCGATTTTGAGCTTGTCCACCGGGAACCGTTTGAGATAGCTGAGGCTGGAATAGCCGGTGCCGAAATCGTCCAGCGAGAACTCGACGCCCATGTCTTTGAGGCTTTGCAGCATGCGGATGGATGAGTCCAGGTTTTCCATGATCACGCTTTCGGTGATCTCCATGCCGAGGCGTTGCGGGTCGATGCCGGTGCGCTCGATGATGTGTGTGAAACGCTTGACCAGATCACCCTGCCGGAACTGCCGCGGCGAGAGGTTGACGACGACACGGCCGGAGAACTGCTTGGTCTTGTCCCATTCGCGGATCTGGCGGCAGGCGGTTTCGAGCACCCATTCGCCGATCGGCAGGATCAGGGACGAGTCTTCGGCGACCGGGATGAAGCGTGCCGGCGAGACCACACCCATGACCGGGTGGGTCCAGCGCAGCAGCGCCTCGACGGCCATGATTTCCCCGCTGGCCAGCGATACGATGGGTTGATAGTGCAGCGATAGTTCGTTGCGTTCGAGCGCTCGCCGCAGATTGTTTTCCAGCATCAGTCGGTCGGCGGCCTTGGCGTCCATTTCCGGCGAGTAAAAGCGGTAGTTGTTCCGTCCGGAGGCCTTGGCCTGATACATCGCGGTGTCGCTATTCTTGAGCAGGGCGGTGACGTTGTGTCCGTCCTCCGGGTAGATCGCGATGCCGAGGCTGGCGCCGCTGTGTAATTCGTGGCCTTCGATGGTGTAGGGCTCGGTCAAGGTGTTGATGATCTTTTGTACCGCCGTGGCGGCATCGTCCGGATGCTCGATGCGCGAGAGGATCACGATGAATTCATCGCCGCCCTGACGCGCGACCGTATCTTCTTCGCGCAGACAACCTTTTAGACGGATGGCCACGGAGCGCAGCAGGGTGTCGCCGAGGGTGTGACCCAGCGAGTCGTTGATGGTTTTGAAGTCGTTGAGATCAATGTAGATCACCGCGAAGCGCTCGCGGCGTCGATGATTGGCGTGTATCGCGTGTTTGATACGATCTTCGAGCAGGGTGCGGTTTGGCAGATCGGTCAGCGGATCGTGCGAGGCGATGTGCAGGATGCGTGCCTCGGTTTCCTTTCGCCGGGTGATGTCTTGCAGGGCGAGGATGAATTTGTGACGCCCGGCGAGCACCATGTCGCTGATACGGGCCTCGACGGGCAGTTCCTGTCCATTGCGGCGGATGGCTGTGAGTTCGAAGCTGCTGGGTGGCGTGCCCAGGTCGCGACGGGCGACGTGGTGCTCGATGCGTTCACGGTACTCGGGATGGTTGCCCGGGTTGATGAGATCGAGCATGTTGCCGCCGAGCAGTCCGCCGGGCGGGTAACCAAACAATCGCTCGGCTACCGGGTTGAGGGATTCGATGGTGCCATCCTCGGCGAGGGTGATGAGGCCTTCGTCGATGTTGTCGAGTATGGTGCGCGTCCTCGTTTCGCTATCGCGCAACCGTTCGCTGGCATGGCGCGCTTCACGCTCCGAAATGGCCAGCTTGCGAACCAGCGGATTGACCAGCCAGTAAAGCATCAATAGTCCGGCGGCGAGGAAGAACAGCAGCATGTAGCTGACCTCGCGCACCTGTTCGTAGATGGGGGCATACAGCTCGTCGGTGTCGACCTTGAGGACCATGCCCAGGCCTAGTTGGCCTAGCGGAGCATAGGCCGCGACGACCTCGCGGCCGCGGTAGTCTCGGGTCGTGGTGAGCCCGGTTTCACCCTCGAAGGCATAGGCCATGGGGAGTCTGCGACCATTTTGCACGAGAGGGACGTCGAGATAGACCCGGCGACTCAGTGCCGCAGGGAAGCATTGCATACCGCTATTGGCATTGCCGCAGACGACCAGTTCGCCGGTCTTGCCGAGGGTTTGGGTGTCGCGCAACATCCGGGTCAGTTCGGGCAGCCTCGATTCGGTCAGCACGTAGCCGACCAGCCGATGTCGGGCATCCAGCATGGGGCGTTCCTGGGAGAGGACGAAGCCGGAATCGCTCCACATCAGGTGTACTGCGGTATCCAGTCGTAGCGGCACGGTCAGTTCCGGGTGCACGGCGGCAATGCCGGCGGCGGCGGCCGTGTGCCGGTCGGGCATGCTGAACCGTATCAGCGAGAAGCCGGTGGGCAGCAGAGTGTCGGCGGCGAGCTGCAGTGACTTGATGGCCTTGAAGTCATCGGGGTTTGCGTCCAGTTGCTTGAGCTGCGCGATGATGAAAGGCCGCGTGGCAACCAATTGATTGGCATCGAGCCTTTGCTGAATTTTGGCGTCGAACAGGTGGGTGCGGCTTTCAAGAGACAGTAGCAGGCTGCGATTGACGATGCGTTCCGCTTGGTGCTCCATGACCAGGAAAATGGAGAGGCTGGCCACCAGCGTCAGGGTGACGAGAATCAGGCCTGCAATAATACTGATGCGACGTTCACGCCGTTTACGGGTGTGCATCCAGGGGGCGCGCCTCTTGTGGTCGGTCAGCCTACAATTCTGATTGCTCTTATGAATTGACTATAGCACGCGCTGGAAA comes from the Acidihalobacter yilgarnensis genome and includes:
- a CDS encoding putative bifunctional diguanylate cyclase/phosphodiesterase, whose translation is MHTRKRRERRISIIAGLILVTLTLVASLSIFLVMEHQAERIVNRSLLLSLESRTHLFDAKIQQRLDANQLVATRPFIIAQLKQLDANPDDFKAIKSLQLAADTLLPTGFSLIRFSMPDRHTAAAAGIAAVHPELTVPLRLDTAVHLMWSDSGFVLSQERPMLDARHRLVGYVLTESRLPELTRMLRDTQTLGKTGELVVCGNANSGMQCFPAALSRRVYLDVPLVQNGRRLPMAYAFEGETGLTTTRDYRGREVVAAYAPLGQLGLGMVLKVDTDELYAPIYEQVREVSYMLLFFLAAGLLMLYWLVNPLVRKLAISEREARHASERLRDSETRTRTILDNIDEGLITLAEDGTIESLNPVAERLFGYPPGGLLGGNMLDLINPGNHPEYRERIEHHVARRDLGTPPSSFELTAIRRNGQELPVEARISDMVLAGRHKFILALQDITRRKETEARILHIASHDPLTDLPNRTLLEDRIKHAIHANHRRRERFAVIYIDLNDFKTINDSLGHTLGDTLLRSVAIRLKGCLREEDTVARQGGDEFIVILSRIEHPDDAATAVQKIINTLTEPYTIEGHELHSGASLGIAIYPEDGHNVTALLKNSDTAMYQAKASGRNNYRFYSPEMDAKAADRLMLENNLRRALERNELSLHYQPIVSLASGEIMAVEALLRWTHPVMGVVSPARFIPVAEDSSLILPIGEWVLETACRQIREWDKTKQFSGRVVVNLSPRQFRQGDLVKRFTHIIERTGIDPQRLGMEITESVIMENLDSSIRMLQSLKDMGVEFSLDDFGTGYSSLSYLKRFPVDKLKIDQSFVRDLVNDHDDEALVKAIIAMAHSLKIRVVAEGVETRQQLDFLREQHCDQYQGYYFSRPLPPTNSCSRKTETMRTNQKQTPPSNRQD